The stretch of DNA TCATTCTGTTAGATATTATGATGCCGGGAATAGATGGCTATGAAGTCTGCTCGCGATTAAAAAACGATCCGAAAACCCAATTTATCCCCATCGTAATGGTTACCGCATTGCAGGATATTGAAGATAAAATTAAAGGGATTGAAGTTGGTGCAGATGATTTTATCTCCAAACCGTTTAATAAAGAAGAATTATTCACTCGCGTTAAATCGCTGCTGCGTATCAAACGGTTGAACGATGCATTGCAGGAAAGTTATCGAACCGTTGCCGAGCAGAACCAGAAACTCATTGAACTCGCTCAATTGAAAGATGGATTAACCCATATGATTGTTCACGATTTAAAAAATCCGTTAACCGCAATTATGGGTTATCTGCGGATAGTAACGTCAAATATGCTCGGGGAAGTGCCGGAGAAACAGGTTAAACCGTTAAACGATGCGTATCGGAATAGCGAGTATCTCCTGAATATGATTGCGAATCTATTGGATATCAGCCGAATGGAAGAAGGGCAACTTAAATTAAAATATGAAACCTTTCCGCTGCGTGAAATCGTTGAACAGAATCTTGAATCATTGAAAATCCTTGCGGAACCGGATAATAAAACCTTATCTATGGATATTCCGGATAATCTCCCACCGCTGAATGCGGATAAAGGATTATTATATCGGGTGTTAACTAACTTAATCAGCAATGCGATTAAACATACGTATCCGAACGAGGGGCAGGTTAAAGTTACCGCATCGTTCAACCCGCA from bacterium encodes:
- a CDS encoding response regulator, with the protein product MDTQNSPKATVLVVDDIEQNVTLLEAYLKLEGYRVIKAYNGEEALQKVEQDPPDIILLDIMMPGIDGYEVCSRLKNDPKTQFIPIVMVTALQDIEDKIKGIEVGADDFISKPFNKEELFTRVKSLLRIKRLNDALQESYRTVAEQNQKLIELAQLKDGLTHMIVHDLKNPLTAIMGYLRIVTSNMLGEVPEKQVKPLNDAYRNSEYLLNMIANLLDISRMEEGQLKLKYETFPLREIVEQNLESLKILAEPDNKTLSMDIPDNLPPLNADKGLLYRVLTNLISNAIKHTYPNEGQVKVTASFNPQDQMIQVNVIDNGEGIPKEYQDKIFDKFTQVETKKLGKKFDTGLGLTFCKLAIEAHGGRIWVESEPEKGSTFSFTIPLKPNIKS